The following are encoded together in the Actinoplanes sp. N902-109 genome:
- the yicI gene encoding alpha-xylosidase, whose amino-acid sequence MKFTDGYWRKRDGLTVLHPAQLQDASHDATSLTVFATARRVQSRSDTLDAPVITIRCETPMPDVIRVTVSHFLGTAARKPVFEITQAETSPLVRDASITSGALTARFRAGETWGLDFEADGRRLTGSGWKGMGIVDTADGGHYVHEQLDLGVGEAVYGLGERFGPLVKNGQSIDIWNEDGGTSSEQAYKNVPFYLTNRGYGVLVDHPGRVSFEVGSEVVSRSQFSVAGQSLSYLIIYGPTPADVLRKYTALTGRPALPPAWSFGLWLTTSFTTSYDEQTVTSFVDGMAERDLPLSVFHFDTFWMREFSWCDFEWDPRIFPDPPGMLKRLSDRGLRTCVWINPYIAQRSALFAEGLARGYLVRRANGDVWQWDRWQAGMALVDFTNPAAAAWYAGKLKALLEMGVDAFKSDFGERIPTDVVWHDGSDPERMHNYYTQLYNKCVFDVLREHRGEGEAVLYARSATVGGQQFPVHWGGDNSATYESMAESLRGGLSLAASGFGFWSHDIGGFEGLPDPAVFKRWIPFGLLSSHSRLHGNHSYRVPWLFDDESVDVLREFTRLKLRLMPYLFAAAHRAHTEGLPVMRPMVFGFPDDPAATHLDRQYLLGDDLLVAPVFSTDGDTSYYVPAGRWTKYLTGEVVEGPGWVRETHSFHSVPLLVRPGAVLAVGAREDRPDYDYRDGITLRLFEPRDGVHTVRVPGPEPTTFTITVADGTVRAERDGAALPWRLQVGTAQPAEAGATEPVLAWPPSAGLG is encoded by the coding sequence ATGAAGTTCACCGACGGCTACTGGCGTAAGCGCGACGGCCTGACGGTCCTGCATCCGGCACAGCTGCAGGATGCCTCGCACGACGCGACATCGCTGACGGTCTTCGCCACCGCCCGGCGGGTGCAGAGCCGCAGCGACACCCTCGACGCCCCGGTCATCACGATCCGCTGCGAGACCCCGATGCCCGACGTCATCCGGGTGACCGTCAGCCATTTCCTCGGTACGGCCGCCAGGAAGCCGGTCTTCGAGATCACGCAAGCGGAGACCAGCCCGCTGGTACGGGACGCATCGATCACGTCCGGTGCCCTCACCGCGCGGTTCCGGGCCGGTGAGACGTGGGGGCTCGACTTCGAAGCCGACGGCCGACGGCTGACCGGCTCCGGCTGGAAGGGCATGGGCATCGTCGACACCGCCGACGGCGGGCACTACGTGCACGAGCAGCTCGACCTGGGCGTCGGCGAGGCCGTCTACGGGCTGGGCGAGCGCTTCGGCCCGCTGGTCAAGAACGGCCAGAGCATCGACATCTGGAACGAGGACGGCGGCACCAGCAGCGAGCAGGCGTACAAGAACGTGCCGTTCTACCTGACCAACCGCGGCTACGGCGTGCTGGTGGACCACCCCGGCCGGGTGTCCTTCGAGGTCGGCTCCGAGGTGGTCTCGCGCAGCCAGTTCAGCGTCGCCGGGCAGAGCCTGTCCTACCTGATCATCTACGGGCCCACCCCGGCCGACGTGCTGCGCAAGTACACCGCGCTGACCGGCCGGCCGGCGCTTCCCCCGGCGTGGTCCTTCGGGCTGTGGCTGACCACCAGCTTCACCACCTCGTACGACGAGCAGACGGTCACCAGCTTCGTCGACGGCATGGCCGAGCGCGACCTGCCGCTGAGCGTGTTCCACTTCGACACGTTCTGGATGCGCGAGTTCAGCTGGTGCGACTTCGAGTGGGACCCGCGGATCTTCCCCGACCCGCCGGGCATGCTCAAGCGGCTCAGCGACCGGGGCCTACGGACGTGTGTGTGGATCAACCCGTACATCGCCCAGCGCTCGGCGCTGTTCGCCGAGGGCCTGGCCAGGGGCTACCTGGTCAGGCGGGCGAACGGCGACGTCTGGCAGTGGGACCGCTGGCAGGCCGGCATGGCGCTGGTCGACTTCACCAACCCGGCGGCCGCCGCCTGGTACGCGGGCAAGCTGAAGGCGCTGCTGGAGATGGGCGTGGACGCCTTCAAGTCCGACTTCGGCGAGCGCATCCCCACCGACGTGGTGTGGCACGACGGCTCGGACCCCGAGCGCATGCACAACTACTACACCCAGCTGTACAACAAGTGCGTGTTCGACGTGCTGCGCGAGCACCGGGGCGAGGGCGAGGCGGTGCTGTACGCGCGCTCGGCCACGGTCGGCGGTCAGCAGTTCCCGGTGCACTGGGGCGGGGACAACTCGGCGACGTACGAATCCATGGCCGAGAGCCTGCGCGGCGGGCTGTCGCTGGCGGCCTCCGGGTTCGGCTTCTGGAGCCACGACATCGGCGGGTTCGAGGGGCTGCCCGACCCCGCGGTGTTCAAGCGGTGGATCCCGTTCGGGCTGCTCAGCTCGCACTCGCGGCTGCACGGCAACCATTCCTACCGGGTGCCGTGGCTGTTCGACGACGAGTCGGTGGACGTGCTGCGCGAGTTCACCCGGCTCAAGCTGCGGCTCATGCCCTACCTGTTCGCCGCGGCGCACCGCGCGCACACCGAGGGCCTGCCGGTGATGCGGCCCATGGTGTTCGGTTTCCCCGACGACCCGGCGGCCACCCACCTGGACCGGCAGTACCTGCTCGGCGACGACCTGCTGGTCGCGCCGGTGTTCAGCACCGACGGTGACACGAGCTACTACGTGCCCGCCGGGCGCTGGACCAAGTATCTGACCGGCGAGGTCGTCGAGGGCCCCGGCTGGGTGCGCGAGACGCACAGCTTCCACAGCGTGCCGCTGCTGGTGCGGCCCGGCGCGGTGCTGGCGGTCGGCGCCCGCGAGGACCGCCCGGACTACGACTACCGCGACGGGATCACGCTGCGGCTCTTCGAGCCCCGGGACGGCGTGCACACGGTACGGGTCCCAGGCCCCGAACCCACCACCTTCACCATCACGGTGGCCGACGGCACGGTGCGCGCCGAACGCGACGGCGCCGCGCTGCCGTGGCGCCTGCAAGTCGGCACGGCTCAGCCGGCCGAGGCCGGCGCGACCGAGCCCGTGCTCGCCTGGCCGCCGTCGGCCGGTCTCGGATGA
- a CDS encoding carbohydrate ABC transporter permease yields MTTVATPVRQVQDASPTAKQHRPRARWIVLAALLVLLLIVLTPLLVIVLNAVKTPSDYASNGPLSLPEKLSFQGIADFWTRIDFTRKLFNSLVTSLAVAVLGVLLSVLNAYALGIGRVRGRVWFLVFFLVANLLPQEVLVYPLYYLSKQLHLYDSLLSIVIIFTVVQSAFGTYLLSSVYAEFPRELLDAAAVDGAGRWRTLWRVVVPVSRPTLAVLFTFFFIWTWNEFFLPLIFLVSNENQTVPVALGVLQGDRLMDATTTSASALIGILPALLFFLIFQRTLTRGITAGAIK; encoded by the coding sequence GTGACGACGGTGGCCACCCCGGTACGACAGGTGCAGGATGCATCGCCGACCGCGAAGCAGCACCGGCCCCGAGCCCGGTGGATCGTGCTGGCGGCGCTGCTCGTGCTGCTGCTCATCGTGCTCACGCCGCTGCTGGTGATCGTGCTCAACGCGGTCAAGACGCCGTCGGACTACGCGAGCAACGGCCCGTTGTCGCTGCCCGAGAAGCTCAGCTTCCAGGGCATCGCCGACTTCTGGACCCGCATCGACTTCACGCGCAAACTGTTCAACAGCCTCGTGACCAGCCTCGCCGTGGCGGTGCTCGGGGTGCTGCTGAGCGTGCTCAACGCGTACGCGCTCGGGATCGGAAGGGTCAGGGGCCGGGTCTGGTTCCTGGTGTTCTTCCTGGTGGCGAACCTGCTGCCGCAGGAGGTGCTGGTCTATCCGCTGTACTACCTGTCCAAGCAGCTGCACCTGTACGACAGCCTGCTGTCGATCGTCATCATCTTCACCGTCGTCCAGAGCGCGTTCGGCACCTACCTGCTGTCCTCGGTGTACGCCGAGTTCCCGCGCGAACTGCTGGACGCGGCGGCGGTCGACGGTGCCGGGCGTTGGCGCACCCTGTGGCGGGTGGTGGTGCCGGTCAGCCGGCCCACCCTGGCCGTGCTGTTCACGTTCTTCTTCATCTGGACCTGGAACGAGTTCTTCCTGCCGCTGATCTTCCTGGTCTCCAACGAGAACCAGACCGTGCCGGTGGCCCTGGGCGTGCTGCAGGGCGACCGGCTGATGGATGCGACCACGACCAGCGCGTCCGCCCTGATCGGCATCCTGCCCGCACTGCTGTTCTTCCTGATCTTCCAGCGCACGCTCACCCGCGGCATCACCGCCGGCGCGATCAAGTAA
- a CDS encoding carbohydrate ABC transporter permease: protein MTARRGGRESGYGLYLIPGVLASLAVIVVPLVWTVGTSFTRWNGIGTPEWIGFDNYTRLFQDANFWASFGHIAQLIIAMAVVPTLVGLVLAAVLFDYVAKHLGERWAKLFRSGYYVPQVLPVAVTGIIWAWILHPSYGALNQILDTVGLGSLSRDWLGDPKYALFSVMGVMIWFQFGYPIVMFMSGLQRVDPELYEAAELDGAGWWQRFRHITVRMIRPEFYVVLVTTTIAALKIFGQVFVLTGGGPANATLVPSYFAYKNFFEKAQVGYGSAISTVLTVIIVILAFVFIRLQNRGTDQ, encoded by the coding sequence ATGACGGCGCGTCGGGGAGGCCGGGAGTCCGGCTACGGGCTGTATCTGATCCCGGGGGTGCTGGCCTCCCTCGCGGTGATCGTGGTGCCGCTGGTGTGGACCGTCGGCACCAGCTTCACCCGGTGGAACGGCATCGGGACACCGGAGTGGATCGGGTTCGACAATTACACCCGGCTGTTCCAGGACGCCAATTTCTGGGCGTCCTTCGGGCACATCGCGCAGCTGATCATCGCGATGGCGGTCGTGCCCACGCTGGTCGGGCTGGTGCTGGCGGCGGTGCTGTTCGACTATGTCGCGAAGCACCTCGGTGAGCGCTGGGCGAAGCTGTTCCGGTCCGGCTACTACGTGCCGCAGGTGCTGCCGGTCGCGGTCACCGGCATCATCTGGGCCTGGATCCTGCACCCGAGCTACGGGGCGCTCAACCAGATCCTCGACACGGTCGGGCTGGGTTCGCTGAGCCGCGACTGGCTCGGTGACCCGAAGTACGCGCTGTTCAGCGTCATGGGCGTGATGATCTGGTTCCAGTTCGGCTACCCGATCGTCATGTTCATGTCCGGCCTGCAGCGCGTCGACCCGGAGCTTTACGAGGCCGCGGAACTCGACGGCGCCGGGTGGTGGCAGCGCTTCCGGCACATCACGGTACGGATGATCCGCCCGGAGTTCTACGTCGTGCTCGTGACCACCACGATCGCCGCGCTGAAGATCTTCGGGCAGGTCTTCGTGCTCACCGGTGGCGGGCCGGCCAACGCGACGCTGGTCCCCTCGTACTTCGCGTACAAGAACTTCTTCGAGAAGGCCCAGGTCGGCTATGGATCGGCGATCTCCACGGTGCTGACCGTGATCATCGTGATCCTGGCGTTCGTGTTCATCCGCCTGCAGAACCGGGGGACCGACCAGTGA
- a CDS encoding ABC transporter substrate-binding protein yields MDRRRFGTASLAILLAGAAGLSGCGSDGSGDDGADAKTLTLWHYEGPTSAMGVAWNKAIELFKASHPGVQVKFEEKSFEQIQQNAGMILNSDSAPDIMEYNKGNATAGLLSKQGLLTDLSDEVTSRGWDKKLSPSLQTTARYDDDGIMGSGKFYGVPNYGEYVMVYYNKALFKKYNIAVPTTYDQFTAAMDTFVKNKVTPLSVGGAEYPAQQIFYELALSKADRAFVDDFQLYKNKVDFHGPQLTYGAQTFADWVSKGYLAKNSSGIKAEDMGVAFEQGKFPMLYSGSWWYGRFASEIKNFEWGTFLFPGSSLHPGSSGNLWVVPTKSKAKKLAYDFIDITMQPEVQNLLGNNGGVPVAADPAAITDPKNKELIDNFAKVSAADGLAFYPDWPAPGYYDVMVAGVQGLITGSKTPQAMLDEIAKPYNDNLADLGK; encoded by the coding sequence ATGGACAGACGACGATTCGGTACCGCGTCATTGGCAATTCTTCTCGCGGGCGCTGCCGGGCTTTCCGGCTGCGGGAGCGACGGCTCCGGCGACGACGGCGCCGATGCCAAGACGCTCACCCTGTGGCACTACGAAGGCCCGACCAGCGCGATGGGCGTGGCCTGGAACAAGGCGATCGAGCTCTTCAAGGCCAGCCATCCCGGCGTACAGGTGAAGTTCGAGGAGAAGAGCTTCGAGCAGATCCAGCAGAACGCCGGCATGATCCTGAACTCGGACAGCGCGCCGGACATCATGGAGTACAACAAGGGCAATGCGACCGCCGGCCTGTTGTCCAAGCAGGGGCTGCTGACCGATCTGAGCGACGAGGTGACCTCGCGCGGGTGGGACAAGAAGCTGTCGCCGAGCCTGCAGACGACCGCCCGGTACGACGATGACGGCATCATGGGCAGCGGCAAGTTCTACGGCGTGCCCAACTACGGCGAGTACGTGATGGTGTACTACAACAAGGCGCTGTTCAAGAAGTACAACATCGCCGTGCCCACCACGTACGACCAGTTCACCGCGGCGATGGACACGTTCGTCAAGAACAAGGTCACGCCGCTGTCGGTGGGTGGTGCCGAGTACCCGGCCCAGCAGATCTTCTACGAGCTGGCGTTGTCCAAGGCCGACCGGGCGTTCGTCGACGACTTCCAGCTGTACAAGAACAAGGTCGACTTCCACGGGCCGCAGCTGACGTACGGTGCGCAGACGTTCGCCGACTGGGTGAGCAAGGGCTACCTCGCGAAGAACTCGTCCGGTATCAAGGCCGAGGACATGGGCGTGGCCTTCGAGCAGGGCAAGTTCCCGATGCTGTACTCGGGCAGCTGGTGGTACGGCCGGTTCGCCTCGGAGATCAAGAATTTCGAGTGGGGCACCTTCCTGTTCCCCGGCAGCTCGTTGCACCCGGGGTCGAGCGGCAACCTCTGGGTCGTGCCGACCAAGAGCAAGGCCAAGAAGCTCGCGTACGACTTCATCGACATCACGATGCAGCCGGAGGTGCAGAACCTGCTCGGCAACAACGGTGGTGTGCCGGTCGCCGCTGACCCCGCCGCGATCACCGATCCGAAGAACAAGGAACTGATCGACAACTTCGCGAAGGTGTCGGCGGCTGACGGGCTGGCGTTCTACCCGGACTGGCCGGCGCCCGGCTACTACGACGTGATGGTCGCGGGTGTGCAGGGCCTGATCACCGGGTCCAAGACGCCGCAGGCGATGCTCGACGAGATCGCCAAGCCGTACAACGACAACCTGGCGGATCTCGGGAAATGA
- a CDS encoding LacI family DNA-binding transcriptional regulator translates to MPTISDVARAAGVSMSTVSYVLSGRRPISAETSARVRAAIAELGYHPHAGARALASSRTSVLALVVPLRADVNVPVIMQFVTAVVTAARRYNHDVLLLTKDEGTAGLERVAGATMVDALLVMDVESDDVRIPALGRLKQPSVLIGLPDDPGGIACVDLDFAATARECLDHLAGHGHRRIALVGPSPAVYERGTTYAGRFLAGFDAASAELGLETVTHSCEPGPAGVRDCLAWIDTELPGATALVVHNEEALLPLLEELRARGRKIPEELSVVAVCPRDVATALPVHLTSADIPAHDVGTLAVETAMNLLAGRRAPGTRLLPPTIIERDSCAAPPA, encoded by the coding sequence ATGCCGACGATCAGCGACGTCGCCCGCGCGGCTGGTGTCTCGATGAGCACGGTGTCGTACGTGCTCAGCGGCCGCCGGCCCATCTCCGCCGAGACCAGCGCCCGGGTCCGCGCCGCGATCGCCGAGCTGGGCTATCACCCGCACGCCGGGGCCCGCGCGCTGGCCAGCAGCCGCACCAGCGTGCTCGCCCTGGTGGTGCCGCTGCGGGCCGACGTCAACGTGCCGGTCATCATGCAGTTCGTGACCGCCGTGGTGACCGCGGCCCGGCGGTACAACCATGACGTGCTGCTGCTGACCAAGGACGAGGGCACGGCCGGGCTGGAGCGCGTCGCCGGAGCCACCATGGTCGACGCGCTGCTGGTCATGGATGTGGAGAGCGACGACGTGCGGATCCCCGCGCTGGGCCGGCTCAAGCAGCCGTCGGTGCTGATCGGACTGCCCGACGACCCCGGCGGCATCGCCTGCGTCGACCTCGACTTCGCCGCGACCGCCCGGGAATGCCTCGACCACCTGGCCGGCCACGGCCACCGCCGCATCGCCCTGGTGGGCCCGTCCCCGGCGGTGTACGAACGAGGCACCACCTACGCCGGCCGCTTCCTGGCCGGTTTCGACGCCGCGTCCGCGGAGCTGGGCCTGGAGACGGTCACCCACTCCTGCGAACCGGGCCCGGCCGGCGTGCGCGACTGCCTGGCCTGGATCGACACCGAGCTGCCCGGCGCCACCGCCTTGGTGGTGCACAACGAGGAGGCGTTGCTCCCGCTGCTCGAGGAGCTGCGAGCCCGCGGCCGCAAGATCCCCGAGGAGCTGTCCGTGGTGGCGGTGTGCCCACGCGACGTGGCCACCGCACTGCCCGTCCACCTGACCTCGGCGGACATCCCGGCCCACGACGTCGGCACGCTCGCGGTGGAAACGGCGATGAACCTGCTGGCCGGTCGCAGAGCCCCGGGCACCCGCCTCCTCCCACCAACCATCATCGAACGCGACAGCTGCGCGGCACCCCCGGCCTGA
- a CDS encoding beta-galactosidase, giving the protein MRRLITALLAALLGVAGLSLPARAAAPQHRVSYDNYSVMVDGQRVLLQGAEFHYFRLPSPDLWRDVLEKYRAAGFNTVSLYFDWAYHSPKRGVYDFTGVRDVDRLLRTAEELGLWVIARPGPYINAETTGGGFPAWLKRVPGRARSSAPGYTAAYREWLDHINPILARHQVTRGGRVLLYNVENEYQANTDAQYMQDLQDRARADGIDVPMVTNVCCDAASWASTWGSGPGAVQIPGVDDYPQSFECQDAGTVWGAWGEGVTERVRADAPAYAAEYQGGAIDANNAGYDKCRELTGPAYMKYFQKNNLIESGATAFSYYMGFGGTNWGWLGQPNDVYTSYDYGAAITEARQLTSKYDEFKRQSYALHALTPLTRTDAATGPASSNPLLRTAARVNPDAGTQFVLLRHTDRAALSDDAGTLDWSTPDGRYTVPVRLLGRDAKLLVAGWDMGGQRLVYSTSEVLTHEAIGGRDIAVLYGTDGTAGQTVLRYASRPRVTVLDGAARASWSGHDLRLDYTHRGLTRVLVQGGGRTPLLLLLGTDATAAAFWRADTAAGPVLVRGSDLLRSASVIGSAVSLRADSAARAPIEIWAAPGRTPPTTTDRAAQATTDQTLEATADRAPQATADRTTADRTTADRTTAERVPQATAGQDGAILQTSLLGWLSGVSRVTVNGEPLATRPTASGSVSGMLPGPEKVELPELTGWRQRIEAPEARPRFDDSSWRVADAGLASDDYGFHSGAVWYRGHFTATGSETSVDTNAITGRRGTYLVWLNGRFLGSAAGGVQADSEAPVNPDPGPGHFAVPAGLLTAGERAVVSVMVQNMGNNDDWTADDNRFRQPRGLTRASIAGGTGPITWRIQGARGGEDLTDPMRGPLNNGGLYGERNGWHLPEYRDSGWTRASAQVAPGVTWFRTTFRLDLAPGQDSSVLLRFAGAPPAGQRTQLFLNGWNLGNYGAGIGPQTEFVLPRGLLDEHGRNTLALAVVADRAGQVNPVSLVTAGTQRGGVPVGRVPSR; this is encoded by the coding sequence ATGCGCCGGCTGATCACCGCCCTGCTCGCCGCCCTGCTGGGCGTCGCCGGCCTGAGCCTCCCGGCCCGGGCGGCGGCGCCGCAGCACCGGGTGAGCTACGACAACTACTCGGTCATGGTGGACGGGCAGCGGGTGCTGCTGCAGGGCGCCGAGTTCCACTACTTCCGGCTGCCCAGCCCCGACCTGTGGCGCGACGTGCTGGAGAAGTACCGCGCGGCCGGCTTCAACACCGTCTCGCTCTACTTCGACTGGGCCTACCACTCGCCCAAGCGCGGCGTGTACGACTTCACCGGCGTGCGCGACGTCGACCGGCTGCTGCGCACCGCCGAGGAGCTGGGCCTGTGGGTGATCGCCCGGCCCGGGCCCTACATCAACGCCGAGACCACCGGCGGCGGGTTCCCGGCCTGGCTCAAGCGGGTGCCGGGGCGGGCCCGCAGCAGCGCCCCCGGCTACACCGCTGCCTACCGCGAGTGGCTCGACCACATCAACCCCATCCTGGCCCGGCACCAGGTGACCCGGGGCGGGCGGGTGCTGCTGTACAACGTCGAGAACGAGTACCAGGCCAACACCGACGCCCAGTACATGCAGGACCTGCAGGACCGGGCCCGCGCCGACGGCATCGACGTGCCGATGGTCACCAACGTCTGCTGCGACGCCGCGTCCTGGGCGTCCACCTGGGGTTCCGGGCCGGGCGCGGTGCAGATCCCGGGCGTGGACGACTATCCGCAGTCGTTCGAGTGCCAGGACGCCGGCACCGTGTGGGGCGCCTGGGGCGAGGGCGTGACCGAGCGCGTCCGCGCGGACGCCCCGGCCTACGCGGCGGAGTACCAGGGCGGGGCGATCGACGCCAACAACGCCGGGTACGACAAGTGCCGCGAGCTCACCGGTCCGGCGTACATGAAGTACTTCCAGAAGAACAACCTGATCGAGAGCGGCGCCACGGCGTTCAGCTACTACATGGGCTTCGGCGGCACCAACTGGGGCTGGCTCGGCCAGCCCAACGACGTCTACACCTCGTACGACTACGGCGCCGCGATCACCGAGGCACGCCAGCTCACCAGCAAGTACGACGAGTTCAAGCGGCAGAGCTACGCGCTGCACGCGCTCACCCCGCTGACCAGGACCGACGCCGCCACCGGCCCGGCGTCGAGCAACCCGCTGCTGCGCACCGCGGCCCGGGTCAACCCCGATGCGGGTACGCAGTTCGTGCTGCTCCGGCACACCGACCGCGCGGCGCTGAGCGATGACGCGGGTACCCTCGACTGGTCCACGCCGGACGGCCGGTACACCGTCCCGGTGCGGCTGCTCGGGCGCGACGCCAAACTCCTGGTGGCAGGCTGGGACATGGGCGGCCAGCGGCTGGTCTACTCCACCTCCGAGGTGCTGACCCACGAGGCCATTGGCGGGCGCGACATCGCCGTGCTGTACGGCACCGACGGCACGGCGGGCCAGACTGTGCTGCGCTATGCCTCCCGGCCGCGGGTCACCGTGCTCGACGGCGCGGCGCGGGCGAGTTGGAGCGGGCACGACCTGAGACTCGACTACACCCATCGCGGCCTGACCCGCGTGCTGGTGCAGGGTGGTGGCCGCACCCCCCTGCTCCTGCTGCTCGGCACCGACGCCACCGCGGCGGCCTTCTGGCGCGCCGACACGGCGGCCGGGCCGGTGCTGGTCCGCGGCAGCGACCTGCTGCGCAGCGCCTCGGTCATCGGCTCGGCGGTGTCCCTGCGCGCCGACTCCGCCGCCCGCGCCCCCATCGAGATCTGGGCCGCCCCCGGCCGGACCCCGCCGACGACGACCGATCGGGCCGCGCAGGCCACGACCGACCAAACCCTTGAGGCCACGGCCGATCGGGCCCCGCAGGCCACGGCCGACCGGACCACGGCCGACCGGACCACGGCCGACCGGACCACGGCTGAGCGGGTCCCGCAGGCCACAGCCGGGCAGGACGGCGCCATCTTGCAGACTAGCCTCCTAGGATGGTTAAGCGGTGTGAGCCGGGTGACCGTCAACGGGGAACCGCTGGCGACGCGGCCCACCGCCAGCGGTTCGGTGAGCGGAATGCTGCCGGGACCGGAGAAGGTCGAGCTGCCGGAGCTGACCGGGTGGCGGCAGCGGATCGAGGCGCCCGAGGCCCGGCCACGCTTCGACGACTCGTCGTGGCGGGTGGCCGATGCCGGGCTGGCGTCGGACGACTACGGGTTCCACAGCGGCGCGGTCTGGTACCGGGGACACTTCACGGCCACCGGCTCGGAGACGTCGGTCGACACCAATGCGATCACCGGGCGCCGCGGCACGTACCTCGTGTGGCTCAACGGCCGGTTCCTCGGCTCGGCGGCCGGGGGCGTGCAGGCGGACTCCGAGGCACCGGTCAACCCCGATCCGGGGCCCGGCCACTTCGCCGTACCCGCCGGGCTGCTGACCGCCGGGGAGCGGGCCGTGGTGTCGGTGATGGTGCAGAACATGGGCAACAACGACGACTGGACCGCTGACGACAACCGGTTCCGGCAACCGCGCGGGCTGACCCGGGCGTCGATCGCGGGCGGCACCGGCCCGATCACCTGGCGCATCCAGGGTGCGCGGGGCGGCGAGGACCTGACCGACCCGATGCGCGGCCCGCTCAACAACGGCGGGCTGTACGGCGAGCGCAACGGCTGGCACCTGCCGGAGTATCGGGACAGCGGCTGGACTCGGGCGTCGGCGCAGGTGGCGCCGGGGGTCACGTGGTTCCGTACGACATTCCGGCTGGACCTGGCACCGGGCCAGGACTCGTCGGTGCTGCTGCGGTTCGCCGGCGCGCCACCGGCCGGGCAGCGCACCCAGCTGTTCCTCAACGGGTGGAACCTGGGGAACTACGGTGCCGGCATCGGGCCGCAGACCGAGTTCGTGCTGCCCCGCGGGCTGCTCGACGAGCACGGGCGCAACACGCTGGCGCTGGCGGTGGTCGCGGACCGGGCCGGCCAGGTCAACCCGGTGTCGCTGGTGACGGCGGGCACGCAGCGTGGCGGCGTGCCGGTCGGGCGGGTGCCGAGTCGTTAG